The Triticum urartu cultivar G1812 chromosome 6, Tu2.1, whole genome shotgun sequence genome includes the window TTTTTCTAATGAAAAACAGTTCGTTCAATTTCAGAAAAAGTTGATCAATTTTTGAAAAAACTTCAtcaatttggaaaaagttcatcaaaaatgaaaaaaattcaacgaatttgaaaaaagttcactgGTTTTGAAGGAAAAGTTCACTGGTTTTGAAAAAATTTCACTCAATTTGACAAATTCCATCGATTTTGGAAAAAAATCATCAAGTTTGAAAAAATTTCATCATATTTTCTatcaaaaaggaaaaaaaatatgCTCCTGGTTCTGTTTTTTAGTCCGGTTTTTTTTGTAAAAGAAATGTTTGTCAGGACCTATCAACAGAGATCTAGTTCTGAAGATCTCTACACAAGGAATCCAATGATCAAAATAGTTCGAGATTTGAAGCACAGTTTAAGAGTTAAAACATTTTCACTAAACGAATGtatgaaaaaagaaaaaataaactCCCTGTTTAGGACAAGTGGTGCGCATGCAGTGCGTCACTTATCATGATCTGAAGAAGTGGGAGTGATCTTTCAAAGAAGTACTTCTTAATTAGTGATTTCATGGATCTCATATTTACGCACGGTGCAGCACGAAACGCGCAAACACGCTCCCCTTGGCCCCACGCGTACACTTTTGGGATGGCCCATTCGCGGCGGGGGGTGCCCTATATTTTCTCCTTTTGCtttttttcccttttcttttctgttttattctTAGTTTTTGTTTTTATTGCATTTTGAAGATAAATAGGGATTCCAAAAAATGCTCACGACTTTTTTCTTCcaaatttgaaaatatttcacCAAATTAACAAATGTTCCTGCGATTTCTAAAAATCTTCATGATTTTGAAAAATGATCCCAAATTTATTTTCTTTTGAAAATACgtaaaaatgttcacaatttcaCAAAAATGTTCTAATTTAAAAAAACTTGAGAAATTTGGAAAATTTTCTTGAATTTTGGAAAACATTTGCCGATTCGGAAAATTTCCTCAAATTAAAAAAATCATAAATTTTAGAAATTATTCCGGAAATTCAAGTAAAGGTCGCCTATTTAAAAACTGTTAGCTGATTAAAAAAATTGCGAATTTCCAGAATTCTTCTCAGCATTCAAATAATTTTATGGCCAAAAAAATGTTCGTCAATTTCCAAAATTGTTCCCTAAGTTTCAAAGATGTTCATAGATTCAAAAAATGCTGATGAGTAGAAACAAGTTGATTCCAAAGttttaaacatatttacaaattGAAATAATATTTGGAATTTCAAATATTTGCTCCAAAATTTGTAAATTATTACAGAGTTTCAGACAAATTTCTGAATTTAAAATTAGtgagaacaaaaagaaaaaaggaaaggTAAATATAAAGGAAAAGAATGAGAGAAGAAGAAATGACAAAACCGAAAGAAAAAACACATAATAAAGAATATCGATTCAGGAAAGGTGAACCTTCTCAAAACTGGTGGGAGAAAGGGCAGGTAAAAATTGCTAATATGGGCTAGCCCATATACGAGGGGGCGATTGGTTGTGTGTTGTTTGGTGGGGTGCCCATTTTAGGTAGCAAGCGTACCACATGTTCCGGTTTTGGGAAGGATCCTGCTGGTTTTTAGAACCTTCTAGAAGGTACCTGAATTGTTTTTCTTATTCTATAAATTTCTGTACTAGTTTTGCCGCTTCTTTTACCTTTTCCAAAATTCAGAAATTTTCATAAAAATTTCATATTTTATAAAATGTCTtgtttttcaaaaaatgttcgcaaATTTGTAAACAATTTCGTGTTTTAATAATGGAATTTGAACAGAAAATCCACATTTTCAAAGAATGTTTCCaagtttgaaaaatatttggattTCTAATAAATGGTCACATGTtcagaaaaatgttcacaataTCAAGAAATGTTCTCGTTGTTCAGAAAATGTTCATAGATGTGAAAAAACTGTTATGGTTTCAAAAACATTAAAATTTAAGAAAATATTTGCATTCTCAAaatatgttcacaaatttgaaaagaTGTTCACGTTTAAAAAAAGTCCACATCTTCAACAAAGTTGTTATAGAAAGAAAAACTTGCCCGGTTAATTAAGGAAGAGGGTGTCAGGGCGCCATCTTGTTCTACCGTCGAGGAATGCCAAGGAGAAGGTCGTCGACCACCATAGAGGTGGGGGCTGGGGCGGGGCCATCGTCCTCACCATGGGGGGTCTCGACTCATACACACCACACTTGTGCATGATTCCTTCTTACATTCCAGAAGCCAATTCCATGATCGGCGGATGCATAAGAGAGGGTCGTGATTTTCTTAACCCAATCATACGACAAAAACCTTCTCTGAGCATTTTCAAGGCGGACTCGTAAATCGACCGCATCCATCCGGACTGCACTACCCAGATCGTAAAGTCATCCAACGCGGGCCTGTGTCGGTTTCAGGGGAGGTCCGGACGTGTTTTCTCCCACAAATTGAAGACAAGTGAGGGAGGTTGGCGGGAGTCCGGACACCCGAAATGCAGGACACCGACACCCTGTCCACCCAATCTCCCCTCCCGATCCCATTTTCTTTCACTCCGCCCTTTCCCCCTTACTTTGCATCCGCACCCTCCACCTCCGCAGCCGTTCTACGTCTCTGGCCGCCACAGAGGCATTGCCAGACGTCCGCAACCAGCACCGACACGTCTGCTCGCCGTACAACAGACTTTCCATCCTAGAGCCGTTTGTACCCAGGTACACTCCGCCCCCTATTGATGACCTCCATGGCGGAAACCACGTCCGACATGTGTTCGGTCAAATGCCATTGAGCTTATTTTCAAATGGTATGTCATTTTTTAGAGTAAGAAGGATGGTGAGCTACCCGAACATGAAGGATGAGTTGTTGTGCGATGCGTGGCTGGTTGTATCCGCGGATTTCCTAGGCAGGAGCAGAGAGGAGCCCCTTTGGGAGCAAGTGCATGAAATGTTTCACGCACGAAAGCACATAGTGTCCTACGACATGTACACAATTCAATCACGCAATGCGAGGTCGTTGTCGTATCGCTGGCAAGTTATCCAAATCAGCGTCACCAAGTTTTGCGACGTGGTTTATCAACTCGAGGCAAGGTGGCCATTGCACGCAGCAGAGGACGAGATCATAAATTTTACTTCCTATTGCTCAACTTGTTGATTGATTCATTCACTCAATGTTGGTCTATACATTATATGTAGCCCGCACGCGCTGCCGTGGTGTACCACAGGACAGAGGGACGGTCATTTACGTGCACACACTGTTGGGTGAAGCTAAAAAGGAAGTATGTGTGAGACGACATAATTCGTTCATGAAAATTTGTTGGACATTCGGGATCTGGTCGAATTTAAGACCTTGTTGTACTAGACTTAATTTGTATTACATGTATGAATAATTTATGCTATTTTCTATCCGAACTTTAATGAATATCGGTCGGTTTATATGAATTTCGTCTGATTAGTTAAAATATGGGTTGAAATTTATGCGACTATGTTTGAATGACGGTCTTCTGCATCCGTATTCATGAACTGGTCTCTGGGATGCGAAAGAAAAATTGTGGATTGGGATCGAAGATGCCCTCCTAGAGTGGTTCATACCGTCAGAATTTTGATCGTCGGGCAGCGGCCCGCCCCTTCTTTCACGAACAACAGACGGAGCGCGACACGTAGTGCCGCATCTCCAAAGTCCAAGCACGTTTCCTCCTCACCCCGTACAGCCATCGACCGGGTCCGGCGGACAAATCTTGTTGCTAGTCGAAGCGCAATTTGGAAAAGCAAACCTCATCTGACCGTGACGGCGACCGGAGTGGAGGAACCCCGTCGGATCCACACGAGAACGCGAAGGCGTCATATCGGACACGCCCCGCACGGGTCAAGAGTCAAAACACCGGCCGGAGAAAGATGCCCCGGAACCCGACGAGCGCAGGCAGGCGGCCGCAACCGCACCCACGCCCACACCCGACGCATCCGCCGCTCACGACAACGGCCGCCGGAGCAGCTCGACACCATCGTCCTCCGGCATATGTCACCCCCGAGCTGCCACCCGCgagccaccaccaccaccaccccaaACCCCGTCCATTCACCCTCCGGTCCGCGGCGCAAGCCATGATGATGCCCCTGACGCGGCGGCGGCTGCTGGCCACGCTGCTCTGCCTGTGCGCGCTCCCCTCCCCGGCGCGGTCCCAGAACGCGAGCGCCACGCCGGCGCCGGCCAGCGTGGAGGGGTTCAACTGCTCCGCCAACGGCACCTACCCGTGCCAGGCCTACGCGCTGTACCGGGCAGGCTTCGCCGGGGTGCCGCTCGACCTCGCGGCGGTGGGCGACCTCTTCGGCGTCAGCCGCTTCATGCTCGCGCACGCCAACAACCTGTCCACCTCGGCCGCGCCGGCCGCGGGGCAGCCGCTGCTCGTGCCGCTccagtgcggctgcccctccGGCTCGCCCAACGCCTACGCGCCCACGCAGTACCAGATCAGCTCCGGCGACACCTTCTGGATCGTCTCCGTCACCAAGCTGCAGAACCTCACGCAGTACCAGGCCGTGGAGCGCGTCAACCCCACGGTGGTGCCCACCAAGCTCGAGGTCGGCGACATGGTCACGTTCCCCATCTTCTGCCAGTGCCCCACCGCCGCCCAGAACGCCACCGCGCTCGTCACCTACGTGATGCAGCAGGGCGACACCTACGCCTCCatcgccgccgccttcgccgtcGACGCGCAGTCCCTCGTCTCCCTCAACGGCCCCGAGCGGGGCACGCAGCTATTCTCCGAGATACTAGTGCCGCTCCGTCGGAAGGTGCCGCAGTGGCTGCCGCCAATCGTGACCCGCAACGACGTGCCGGCCACGCCGCCgtccccgccgcctaccgcgacGCCCGGCCCAAGCGACGTGGCCGACAACCGAGGCGGGGTGGTCACCGGGCTGGCCGTCGGGTTGGGCGTGGTCGGCGGGCTTTggctgctgcagctgctgctgctgGGCTGCCTGTGGAGGCGGCTCAAGGCGACGGGGCGGCGAGGGGACGCGGTGGCgagcggcgagggcggcgagggCGGCAGGTCTGGCAAGAGCGCGTccggctccggcggcgtgggAGGGGAGAGATTCCTAGTGAGTGACATATCCGAGTGGCTGGACAAGTACAGGGTGTTCAAGGTGGAGGAGCTGGAGCGCGGCACCGACGGGTTCGACGACGCGCACCTCATCCAGGGCAGCGTGTACAAGGCCAACATCGGCGGCGAGGTCTTCGCCGTGAAGAAGATGAAGTGGGATGCCTGCGAGGAGCTCAAGATCCTGCAGAAGGTACGCCCATTTCCTTCCAAAACTTAATTAACATTTCGTGGGAGCTCACACTGAACTCTTTTCAAGTTCTAGTGTTAGTTAATTATGCTTTGGTAGTAATTTCCCGCTAAACAAAGAAATGATGATCGCCACTCAGATGGTCAGTGTTCATCCACCACAAATATACAAATCACTGATGGGGACATAACAATTTTATAGTACACGCTATTGCTTGTAGATTAACTAAACAAAGGAGAGCACTTATGTTCAATACTTAGTGAAAAAACACAGAAGTCTCTGTTAATTGGACAAGCACACGATGAAGAAGTAGTGCAGGTAttttatactccctctgtaaactaatataaaagctTTTAGATCACTATTCTAGTATTCTAAatactcttatattagtttacgaaGGGAGTACTTGTTACATTTCGGAGTACAATGACGTTATCTCACAAACTGTCTTCTTTTCGTTTGTGTACAAATACAAGCGCATCTTAAAATTTTAAGCGGGTCAATTGAACCGTGCCTGCAATAACGATAGTAGTGGAGACAAGAAATAATTTTTTTGGACCTGTCACTATGCAAGTGCCGTCAGATTCATCGAGCTGGTTCTGCACGGCCCACCGTTCGGTTGGCACTTGGC containing:
- the LOC125514130 gene encoding serine/threonine receptor-like kinase NFP, which produces MPRNPTSAGRRPQPHPRPHPTHPPLTTTAAGAARHHRPPAYVTPELPPASHHHHHPKPRPFTLRSAAQAMMMPLTRRRLLATLLCLCALPSPARSQNASATPAPASVEGFNCSANGTYPCQAYALYRAGFAGVPLDLAAVGDLFGVSRFMLAHANNLSTSAAPAAGQPLLVPLQCGCPSGSPNAYAPTQYQISSGDTFWIVSVTKLQNLTQYQAVERVNPTVVPTKLEVGDMVTFPIFCQCPTAAQNATALVTYVMQQGDTYASIAAAFAVDAQSLVSLNGPERGTQLFSEILVPLRRKVPQWLPPIVTRNDVPATPPSPPPTATPGPSDVADNRGGVVTGLAVGLGVVGGLWLLQLLLLGCLWRRLKATGRRGDAVASGEGGEGGRSGKSASGSGGVGGERFLVSDISEWLDKYRVFKVEELERGTDGFDDAHLIQGSVYKANIGGEVFAVKKMKWDACEELKILQKVNHSNLVKLEGFCINTATGDCFLVYEYVENGSLDLCLLDRPRARRLDWRTRLHIALDLAHGLQYIHEHTWPRVVHKDVKSSNVLLDARMRAKIANFGLAKTGHNAVTTHIVGTQGYIAPEYLVDGLVTTKMDVFAYGVVLLELVSGREAAGDGGELLLADAEERVFRGREDRLEARAAAWMDPVLADQNCPPGSVATVMGVARACLQRDPAKRPSMVDVAYTLSRADEYFADYSGESVSVDGSGEIAAR